A genomic region of Gemmata massiliana contains the following coding sequences:
- a CDS encoding DUF1559 domain-containing protein: MRRAFTLIELLVVIAIIAILIGLLLPAVQKVREAAARMKCQNNLKQLGLAAHNYHGANEKFPPGVNQFSFASAPKFRGVTLFVYLAPYMEQDNLTKDWNLTDPLVNTTLPAPGPTAKTATLVPILLCPSDAINGPNPVDSGSNRWYALTSYAGNGGGRSYDPVAATNDGMFGVIGPGSQTAPTGQSVRIGDVMDGLSNTALFGERSHTDPNNDKAAAVVVPPSGQFVNPMGSVGWWANSGGRLAAGDVTMSAFAPLNYRVPANPPTDYASFFPLYELRVNSFGSQHTGGANFALGDGSVRFVRDSLSQPMLKLFCVRNDGQVVNLD, translated from the coding sequence ATGCGCCGCGCATTTACACTGATCGAACTTTTGGTGGTTATCGCGATCATTGCGATCCTCATCGGGTTACTGCTCCCGGCGGTCCAAAAGGTTCGAGAAGCCGCGGCGCGAATGAAGTGCCAGAACAATTTGAAGCAGCTCGGGCTCGCGGCCCACAACTACCACGGGGCCAACGAGAAGTTTCCGCCCGGCGTGAATCAGTTTTCGTTCGCCTCCGCTCCGAAATTCCGCGGCGTGACGCTGTTCGTGTACCTCGCGCCGTACATGGAGCAGGACAACTTGACCAAGGACTGGAACCTGACCGACCCGCTCGTGAACACAACGCTCCCGGCGCCGGGGCCGACTGCCAAGACCGCGACGCTCGTACCGATCCTGCTCTGCCCCTCGGACGCGATCAACGGGCCGAACCCGGTCGATTCCGGGAGCAACCGGTGGTACGCGCTGACGAGCTACGCCGGCAACGGTGGGGGCCGGAGCTACGACCCGGTCGCGGCCACGAACGACGGCATGTTCGGCGTGATCGGCCCGGGATCGCAGACCGCCCCGACCGGCCAGTCGGTGCGGATCGGGGACGTAATGGACGGCTTGTCGAACACCGCTCTGTTCGGCGAGCGGAGCCACACGGACCCGAACAACGATAAGGCCGCGGCGGTGGTCGTGCCGCCGAGCGGTCAGTTCGTGAACCCGATGGGGAGCGTCGGTTGGTGGGCGAACTCGGGCGGTCGGCTCGCGGCCGGGGACGTGACGATGAGCGCGTTCGCGCCGCTCAACTACCGCGTACCCGCGAATCCGCCGACCGACTACGCGAGCTTCTTCCCTCTCTACGAACTCCGAGTGAACTCGTTCGGGAGCCAGCACACCGGCGGAGCGAACTTCGCTCTCGGCGACGGGTCCGTGCGATTCGTCCGGGACTCCTTGTCGCAACCGATGCTCAAGTTGTTCTGCGTCCGAAACGATGGGCAAGTTGTGAACCTCGACTAA
- a CDS encoding winged helix-turn-helix domain-containing protein, whose protein sequence is MPAGKSRWSLKTRVWVERDGRKVLGPGRVELLEHITREQSISAAAKKMQMSYRRAWTLVQDMNEAAGVALVESSTGGAGGGGATVTPHGQEAIRLYRALEARVAQTVASAPLSSDPLAVSANPG, encoded by the coding sequence ATGCCCGCTGGCAAATCTCGTTGGAGCTTAAAGACCCGCGTTTGGGTCGAGCGCGACGGCCGCAAAGTTCTGGGGCCGGGGCGCGTCGAACTCCTCGAACACATCACACGCGAACAGAGCATCTCGGCCGCCGCCAAAAAGATGCAGATGTCCTACCGGCGGGCCTGGACCCTCGTTCAAGACATGAACGAAGCCGCGGGCGTCGCCCTCGTCGAGTCCAGTACCGGCGGCGCGGGTGGTGGCGGGGCAACTGTCACCCCGCACGGCCAAGAAGCGATTCGCCTGTACCGCGCGCTGGAAGCCCGGGTCGCTCAAACGGTCGCGAGCGCTCCGCTCTCGTCCGATCCTCTGGCCGTTTCCGCGAACCCGGGGTAA
- a CDS encoding putative sulfate exporter family transporter, whose amino-acid sequence MKSWFRSEDVLAVLIGVLLIGLSLATLTGANLLGWSVAVKEWADPAKALAPSSSAFAGLSGIGAFAVTFVFLLGVLSAGAVFLRTSPARFAVRFAVLFLLAFLCWVAGHNAYIAANPNKLPSGVGWALGLTGEAGYLLALVGGLLIGNLFPRGGAWFKDAARSELFIKVGIVIYGAVLGAKAAEESGRATAILFRGLAAIIEAYLVYWALVYLIARKAFGFSREWAAPLASGISICGVTAAITTGAAIRARPVVPVMVSSLVVVFAVFEMLVLPKLAHVILPDEPMVAAGWMGLAVKTDGAAFSSGEITAGLYYPDEKDPARKWMALTTTTVKVFIDVFIGIWALVLSVIWSWKIDKRPGGGLPLREIWERFPKFVFGYAVTFGTFFAIGVSDPGVIGDLKRGTDQADVFRRLFFVLTFFSIGLATNVRRLWAEGLGRLALVYVVSLFGFVIWIGLAISWLFFHGVPAGGK is encoded by the coding sequence ATGAAATCGTGGTTCCGTTCGGAAGACGTTCTCGCTGTTCTGATCGGCGTGCTTCTTATCGGCCTCAGCTTGGCCACGCTCACCGGGGCGAACCTGCTCGGCTGGTCGGTGGCCGTGAAGGAGTGGGCCGACCCCGCGAAGGCACTCGCCCCGTCGTCTTCTGCGTTCGCGGGGCTGAGCGGGATCGGCGCCTTCGCGGTCACCTTTGTGTTTCTGCTCGGCGTGCTGTCCGCCGGCGCGGTGTTCCTGCGCACCAGCCCGGCGCGCTTCGCCGTCCGGTTTGCTGTGCTGTTCTTGCTCGCGTTCCTCTGCTGGGTGGCCGGGCACAACGCCTACATCGCGGCCAACCCGAACAAACTTCCGTCGGGCGTCGGTTGGGCGCTGGGCCTGACCGGAGAGGCCGGATACCTGCTCGCGCTGGTCGGCGGGTTGCTCATCGGGAACCTCTTCCCACGCGGGGGCGCCTGGTTCAAGGACGCGGCCCGTTCGGAACTGTTTATCAAGGTCGGCATCGTGATCTACGGTGCGGTTCTCGGGGCGAAAGCGGCCGAAGAATCGGGCCGAGCCACCGCGATCCTGTTCCGCGGGCTGGCGGCCATCATCGAGGCGTACCTCGTCTACTGGGCGCTGGTGTACCTGATCGCGCGCAAGGCGTTCGGGTTCAGCCGCGAGTGGGCCGCCCCCCTCGCTTCGGGCATCTCGATCTGCGGTGTCACCGCGGCCATCACCACGGGGGCCGCGATCCGCGCCCGGCCGGTGGTGCCGGTCATGGTGTCGTCGCTGGTCGTCGTGTTCGCGGTCTTCGAGATGCTGGTCCTCCCGAAACTCGCACACGTGATCCTGCCCGACGAACCAATGGTTGCCGCCGGGTGGATGGGGCTGGCCGTGAAAACGGACGGGGCCGCGTTCTCTAGCGGAGAGATCACGGCCGGGCTCTATTACCCCGACGAAAAAGACCCGGCCCGGAAGTGGATGGCGCTGACAACCACGACGGTGAAGGTGTTTATCGACGTGTTCATCGGGATCTGGGCACTGGTTCTGTCCGTGATCTGGTCGTGGAAGATCGACAAGCGCCCGGGCGGGGGGCTTCCGCTCCGCGAGATCTGGGAGCGGTTCCCCAAGTTTGTCTTCGGCTACGCGGTGACGTTCGGCACGTTCTTCGCGATCGGCGTGTCGGACCCGGGTGTGATCGGCGACTTGAAACGCGGAACCGATCAGGCCGACGTGTTCCGCCGGTTGTTTTTCGTGCTGACGTTCTTCAGCATCGGGCTGGCGACGAACGTGCGCCGGCTCTGGGCCGAAGGATTGGGGCGCCTCGCGCTGGTGTACGTGGTGAGCCTGTTCGGGTTCGTGATCTGGATCGGTCTGGCGATCTCGTGGCTGTTCTTTCACGGAGTACCAGCGGGAGGAAAGTGA
- a CDS encoding NAD(P)/FAD-dependent oxidoreductase: MSTDSTLDVIVIGGGPAGSTVSTLLAQRGAKVRLYERDTFPRFHIGESLIPETYWVFKRLNMLPKMKASAFVKKYSVQFVNAQGKLSAPFYFDENKPGERSQTWQVIRSEFDTMMLDNAREHGVDVRQPARVLEVLFEGDRAVGVKVQKEGGGSEEVRAKVVVDASGQSTMLQNKFKLRLWDPILNKGAIWTYWEGAYRDAGKDEGATVVIQTPNKQGWWWYIPQHDNTVSIGVVAPFDYLFKGRGGHEQVFNEEKDACPEVIKRLSTGQRRGGYYATKDYSYRSSKVAGDGWVLIGDAFGFLDPLYSSGVLLALKSGELAADAIADGLAAGDTSATQLGRWGERFNKGVDRMRRLVCEYYDGFSFGRFVKTYPHLKGKVTDLLIGDLFDDHVDEVWGPLESLYPPDKTAIPTWKDGTPPDDVNKVNELYLPEDPMR; encoded by the coding sequence ATGAGCACCGATAGCACGCTCGACGTCATTGTGATCGGCGGCGGCCCGGCCGGTAGCACGGTTTCGACCCTGCTCGCCCAGCGGGGCGCCAAGGTCCGGCTGTACGAACGCGACACGTTCCCGCGGTTCCACATCGGCGAGTCGCTGATCCCCGAGACGTACTGGGTGTTCAAGCGGCTCAACATGCTGCCCAAGATGAAGGCCAGCGCGTTCGTCAAGAAGTACAGCGTGCAGTTCGTGAACGCTCAGGGGAAGCTGTCGGCCCCGTTCTATTTCGACGAGAACAAACCGGGCGAGCGGTCGCAGACGTGGCAGGTGATCCGCAGCGAATTCGACACCATGATGCTCGACAACGCGCGCGAGCACGGGGTCGACGTGCGCCAGCCCGCGCGCGTGCTGGAAGTGCTGTTCGAGGGTGACCGTGCGGTCGGGGTGAAGGTTCAAAAGGAGGGCGGCGGATCGGAAGAGGTCCGGGCGAAGGTGGTGGTGGATGCCAGCGGGCAGAGCACGATGCTCCAGAACAAGTTCAAGTTGCGGTTGTGGGATCCGATACTCAACAAGGGAGCCATCTGGACCTACTGGGAGGGCGCGTACCGCGACGCCGGCAAGGACGAGGGCGCGACGGTCGTGATCCAGACGCCCAACAAGCAGGGGTGGTGGTGGTACATCCCTCAGCACGACAACACGGTGAGCATCGGCGTGGTGGCCCCGTTCGACTACCTGTTCAAGGGACGTGGGGGCCACGAACAGGTGTTCAACGAGGAGAAGGACGCTTGTCCGGAGGTCATCAAGCGGCTTTCCACGGGCCAGCGCCGCGGCGGGTACTACGCGACGAAGGATTACTCCTACCGCTCGTCGAAGGTGGCCGGCGACGGGTGGGTGTTGATCGGGGACGCGTTCGGGTTTCTCGACCCGCTGTACTCCTCCGGGGTACTCCTGGCGCTGAAGTCGGGTGAACTGGCCGCGGATGCGATTGCTGACGGGCTGGCTGCGGGTGACACCTCGGCCACTCAGTTGGGCCGCTGGGGGGAGAGGTTCAACAAGGGCGTGGACCGGATGCGCCGGCTCGTGTGCGAGTACTACGACGGGTTCAGTTTCGGGCGGTTCGTGAAGACGTACCCGCACCTGAAGGGGAAGGTGACCGACTTGCTCATCGGCGACCTGTTCGATGATCACGTGGACGAGGTGTGGGGGCCGCTGGAGTCGCTCTACCCGCCGGACAAGACGGCCATTCCGACGTGGAAGGACGGTACCCCGCCCGACGACGTTAATAAGGTGAATGAACTGTACCTGCCCGAAGACCCGATGCGTTAA
- a CDS encoding MarR family winged helix-turn-helix transcriptional regulator: MASRTVPPQRRFDSPEQEAFLGLWRTFDRLRAMEEELFARYDLTPQQYNALRLLRASPDTLRTLDLSTRLVSRAPDTTRLLDKLAERQLIERHRPATNRREVRVGITAAGIALLDELQEPLRECHSRQLGHLTRTQLHDLTDLLRTARLPHEDADSSWR, from the coding sequence ATGGCTAGTCGCACTGTTCCGCCCCAGCGCCGATTCGATTCCCCCGAGCAGGAGGCGTTCCTTGGCTTGTGGCGGACGTTCGACCGCCTGCGTGCGATGGAAGAGGAACTGTTCGCCCGGTACGACCTGACGCCCCAGCAGTACAACGCGCTGCGGTTGCTCCGGGCCAGCCCGGACACGCTCCGCACGCTGGACCTGAGCACCCGGCTCGTGTCCCGCGCGCCCGACACCACCCGCTTGCTCGACAAACTGGCCGAGCGCCAACTGATCGAGCGCCACCGTCCGGCCACGAACCGCCGCGAGGTTCGCGTTGGGATCACCGCAGCCGGGATCGCCCTTCTCGACGAACTCCAGGAGCCGCTGCGGGAGTGCCACTCCCGGCAGCTCGGCCACCTGACCCGCACGCAGCTCCACGACTTGACCGACCTCCTCCGCACCGCTCGGCTGCCTCACGAGGACGCCGACAGCAGTTGGCGGTAA
- a CDS encoding class I SAM-dependent methyltransferase, whose protein sequence is MDEQRRLILDQFSRQAAPFSEMHARDDSEIHRLLIDTAGIGADDEVLDVACGPGLVACEVAKVARHVTGIDLTPAMIDQSRARQKSLGLNNLTWAVGDAQPLPFADNSFSRVVTRYSFHHFTDPAGVFVAMVRVCKPGGRVTVADVFTNTPEQAVAYDQLEQWRDPSHTHALQLSELEPLFAGLKDVRREFYKYPVRVDELLTRSFPDPGGADAFRAAIAADIGVNKLGVGASRQADGLHFAFPVVIISGRKE, encoded by the coding sequence ATGGACGAGCAGAGGCGGTTGATTCTGGACCAATTTAGCCGGCAGGCGGCGCCGTTCTCGGAGATGCACGCCCGAGACGACTCGGAGATTCACCGGCTTTTGATCGACACGGCGGGGATCGGGGCAGACGACGAGGTGCTCGATGTGGCTTGCGGCCCGGGGCTTGTTGCCTGCGAAGTCGCGAAAGTCGCTCGGCACGTGACCGGAATCGATCTCACCCCGGCCATGATCGATCAATCGCGTGCGCGCCAGAAGTCCCTCGGCCTCAACAACCTGACCTGGGCCGTGGGCGACGCTCAACCGCTCCCGTTTGCGGACAACTCGTTCTCCCGTGTCGTCACCCGATACTCGTTCCACCACTTCACTGATCCAGCCGGCGTGTTCGTGGCGATGGTTCGGGTGTGCAAACCGGGTGGCCGTGTCACCGTTGCGGACGTATTCACGAACACCCCGGAACAAGCCGTGGCCTATGACCAACTGGAACAGTGGCGCGACCCGTCCCACACGCACGCCCTGCAACTGAGTGAACTGGAACCTCTATTCGCGGGACTCAAGGACGTTCGCCGCGAGTTCTACAAGTATCCGGTTCGGGTCGATGAGCTGCTCACCCGATCGTTCCCCGACCCGGGTGGGGCCGATGCGTTCCGCGCCGCGATCGCCGCTGACATCGGTGTGAACAAGCTGGGAGTCGGAGCATCGCGACAAGCTGACGGGCTTCACTTCGCGTTCCCGGTCGTGATCATCTCCGGCCGAAAAGAGTGA
- a CDS encoding DUF1559 domain-containing protein → MRRGNRRAFTLIELLVVIAIIAILIGLLLPAVQKVREAAARMKCSNNLKQLSLSFHNYESAHGGLPPSQFSPPFTGWGSITLPYIEQGNVAAIYRTDLDFYAPENQTAVNTRIDTHICPSTPSSDRLLKPIGNVSFTDRTGQAGDYYVPRSYKTSAAATEEFVGAISYLKDVRTRFLEVTDGTSNTMLLYESAGMPVTYRKRAPVACANTTNPANCNRHWFAAWSSFHSSRIYSWTFDGVNSGGPCVVNCTNDLAYGIYSFHTGGANFGLCDGSVRFVSENVTPEVIKSFVSRAGGEVFNLE, encoded by the coding sequence ATGCGCCGCGGGAATCGTCGCGCCTTTACGCTCATTGAACTGCTCGTGGTGATCGCGATCATTGCGATCTTGATCGGACTGCTGTTGCCCGCGGTACAGAAAGTGCGCGAGGCCGCAGCTCGGATGAAGTGCAGCAATAACCTCAAGCAACTGTCGCTCTCGTTCCACAACTACGAGAGCGCCCACGGCGGGTTGCCGCCGTCGCAGTTCAGCCCGCCGTTCACCGGGTGGGGCAGCATCACGCTGCCGTACATCGAACAAGGGAACGTGGCCGCGATCTACCGGACGGACCTCGACTTCTACGCGCCCGAAAACCAGACCGCGGTCAACACGCGGATTGATACCCACATCTGCCCCTCGACGCCCTCGTCCGATCGCCTCTTGAAGCCCATTGGCAACGTCTCGTTCACGGACCGCACCGGGCAGGCGGGCGATTACTACGTTCCGCGGTCTTACAAGACCTCGGCCGCAGCCACCGAGGAGTTCGTCGGCGCGATCAGTTACCTGAAGGACGTGCGTACTCGGTTCCTGGAAGTCACCGACGGGACGTCCAACACCATGCTCCTGTACGAGAGCGCCGGGATGCCCGTCACCTACCGCAAGCGAGCGCCTGTGGCATGCGCCAACACCACGAACCCGGCCAACTGCAACCGTCACTGGTTCGCCGCGTGGTCGTCGTTCCACAGTAGCCGGATCTACTCGTGGACGTTCGATGGTGTGAACAGCGGTGGGCCGTGCGTGGTGAACTGCACCAACGATCTGGCCTACGGGATCTACTCGTTCCACACCGGCGGGGCGAACTTCGGACTGTGCGACGGATCGGTTCGGTTCGTGTCGGAGAATGTGACCCCGGAAGTG